In a genomic window of Apteryx mantelli isolate bAptMan1 chromosome 2, bAptMan1.hap1, whole genome shotgun sequence:
- the LOC106493065 gene encoding zinc finger protein 252-like, protein MKDLVKRMVLKTHSCLECGKSFSKKGNLKRHQKIHTAEELFTCRECGRRFTTRGHLMTHQSIHTGERPFCCGECGRCFRLEICLAAHQKTHTKGGPYLCAHCGKSLSTKIYFNIHMRTHTEKRPFACTECGKSFVKKGTLTAHKEIHKREKPFKCPDCSRCFGQSATLLAHQKIHLRGGPFICNECGKSLSTKRYFNVHQRNHAKQKLLEGHINGMPLRIIQIKEEPGLAFTLEENVLENMSCDGDGAQGCSIPRSLSDPKSPPWKIRMKEEPEPAIEGEVNITAIACQKLCIKEEPPENLGYGKLFDPKISLMTLCGSQVKKDGDADVQHEGEVPTVGNRVLQVKEEPQESTEYGIHYGQKTNLSAIQKIQIKEEADVKAKHQESQSPKRKQKKCHQPTKEQLLENQEKSKSKKDPSAKGVPKSERIFPCPECGKSFNQKSNLTRHRKIHTSEGPYKCSECGESFRMNRKLIRHQRVHMSEPFKCTECGKSFTQRSNLVRHQRIHTKEEPYQCPECEKTFNQKANLFRHQTIHIRMGPCKCTKCGKCFPQKRHLIKHQLLHSRGGAYKCGVCGKRYRLKKYLRRHQKIHIREGTVPHMKWGEATRSSSSPHHNEQRVLVPVKSEDKS, encoded by the coding sequence ATGAAGGACTTGGTTAAGCGCATGGTGTTGAAGACACACTCATGTCTGGAATGTGGTAAATCCTTCAGCAAGAAGGGAAACCTGAAGAGACACCAGAAGATCCACACAGCGGAGGAGCTCTTCACTTGCAGGGAGTGTGGGAGGCGTTTCACGACCCGGGGCCACCTCATGACCCACCAGAGCATCCACACAGGAGAGAGGCCCTTCTGCTGTGGGGAATGTGGGCGCTGCTTCCGCCTGGAGATATGCCTGGCTGCCCACCAGAAGACACACACCAAGGGTGGGCCCTACCTTTGTGCCCACTGTGGGAAGAGTCTGAGCACGAAGATATACTTCAACATCCACATGCGGACCCACACAGAGAAGAGACCATTCGCCTGCACCGAGTGTGGGAAGAGCTTTGTGAAGAAGGGGACACTCACTGCACACAAGGAGATCCATAAGCGAGAGAAGCCCTTCAAATGCCCTGATTGCAGCAGGTGCTTTGGGCAAAGTGCCACGCTGCTGGCCCACCAGAAGATACACCTCCGTGGAGGACCCTTCATTTGTAATGAGTGTGGGAAGAGTTTGAGCACCAAGCGGTATTTCAATGTCCACCAGAGGAACCATGCTAAGCAAAAGCTGCTTGAGGGACACATCAATGGCATGCCTCTCCGGATCATCCAGATTAAAGAAGAGCCTGGCTTGGCCTTCACGTTGGAGGAGAATGTGTTGGAAAACATGTCCTGTGATGGAGATGGAGCTCAGGGGTGTAGTATACCTAGAAGCCTATCTGATCCAAAGAGCCCTCCTTGGAAAATCCGGATGAAGGAAGAACCAGAACCAGCCATTGAAGGTGAAGTAAACATTACTGCAATAGCCTGCCAAAAACTTTGTATCAAAGAAGAGCCACCAGAAAACCTGGGCTATGGAAAGCTCTTTGATCCAAAGATCTCATTGATGACTTTATGTGGAAGCCAGGTTAAAAAGGACGGAGATGCTGATGTGCAGCATGAAGGGGAAGTCCCCACAGTTGGCAACCGAGTGCTCCAGGTGAAGGAAGAACCACAGGAAAGCACTGAGTATGGGATCCATTATGGGCAGAAGACAAACCTCAGTGCCATTCAGAAGATCCAAATTAAAGAGGAAGCTGATGTGAAGGCCAAGCACCAGGAAAGCCAGAGCCCAAAGAGGAAGCAGAAGAAATGCCATCAGCCCACCAAAGAACAGCTGCTGGAGAACCAAGAGAAATCCAAGTCCAAAAAAGATCCCTCAGCAAAGGGAGTTCCCAAAAGTGAACGGATATTCCCCTGTCCTGAGTGCGGGAAGAGTTTCAATCAGAAATCAAACCTGACCAGACATCGGAAGATCCACACAAGTGAGGGGCCGTACAAGTGCAGTGAGTGCGGGGAGAGCTTCCGCATGAACCGGAAACTGATCCGGCACCAGAGAGTCCACATGAGTGAGCCGTTTAAATGCACTGAGTGCGGGAAGAGCTTCACCCAGCGATCGAATCTGGTTCGGCATCAGAGGATCCATACCAAGGAGGAGCCCTACCAGTGCCCTGAGTGCGAGAAGACCTTCAACCAGAAGGCCAATCTCTTCCGGCACCAAACAATCCACATTCGTATGGGACCTTGCAAATGCACCAAGTGTGGGAAATGCTTCCCCCAGAAACGGCACCTTATTAAACACCAGCTGCTCCACTCCCGAGGTGGGGCCTACAAGTGCGGGGTGTGTGGGAAACGCTATCGGCTGAAGAAGTACCTGAGAAGGCATCAGAAAATCCATATACGGGAAGGAACTGTCCCACACATGAAATGGGGAGAGGCCACAAGGAGCAGTAGCAGTCCCCACCACAATGAGCAAAGAGTGCTGGTCCCTGTGAAGAGCGAAGACAAGAGTTGA